In Spirosoma pollinicola, the genomic window CGGTTGTCAATTACTTCGCAAGTGGCATCAATACGCATGGTGGGCCGGGTAGTGAGATTGTAGGCTGGCCAGGCGGGTACATCCTTGGCGGCTGGTTTACCCGTTCGGGCAAAGGTGGTCCAGAGTTCGGCGAAATGACGGGAAGCAGCAAACCGTTCGGGCCGATTGCCACCAAAATAGCTTTCCTTGGGTTCTGACCCGTCGCGGGGGGGCAACTCGTTGTTGAATTTAAACGAAATGTCCATCGCGTGGGGCGTACCCATCGCGTAGTCCGTGCCCGGAATTTTCTTTTCGGACTTGTAGCCGAAATTATACAGATAGACCGGTGCTCCACCTTGCTTCACCTTTTTCTCGGCAATGTCTACCGATCCCAGCCCCATCATGGTAATGGACGATATGGCGACAAAAACAGCGGGGGCTGATGCGTTAGGGTTGGCTTTCCGGTAGGTGTCAACAATTTTGTCAGTGTCTTGCCCGTATTGTGGTTCCAGCTTTTTCTGGACACCCTCAAAATCCAGTTTAGCGAACGCGGTGTCTTTACTTTGCCAGGCAAAAAAAGTGTACTCATCCTCGTTCCAGCCCACCAGTAGCGGCTTATTGCGCGAAATGGCCGGTGCGGTAGGATCGAACGGATGATGCGGCAGCACCACGCCGTCGACCACCGGCCCGAACCCGCCGTAGTTTCGGCGCATCAGGCTCTGCGTCCGATTTTTCTCCTGGAACGGTGGCACGGACGGTAACTTGTTCTGAATGGTCAGCAACGTAGCCGCTGGTACGTCGAGCAATTTGCGCCAGTCTTTCGGGGCGATGTTCAGCTCCTTGAGCAGCATAGCCGTTGTTTCGGCGGCTACGTCTTTGGCAATCATCCGAACACCCGGTCCGCTTTCAATCGAGGCTTTGTTGAAATAGGGAGCTGCATCGGGCATGGCGTACAAGCAAGACGTTTTCGCTCCTCCACCCGATTCGCCCCAGATCATCACGTTATTGGGATCGCCCCCAAACTGAGCAATGTTGTCGTGGACCCATTTCAACCCTAGTGTAATATCCAGCATGCCCATGTTGCCCGAACCGGCATAGTCTGAACCGGCTAGTTCGTCCAGATAAAGAAAGCCCAAGAGACCCAGCCGGTGGTTCGTCTCCACGATAACCACGTCGAAATTGCGGGCCAGGTTTGACCCATCCTGCCCACCCGATGCCCCGGAACCACCCACAAATCCACCCCCGTGGCTGTAGAACATCACCGGGCGTTTTCGGTTATCGCTGGCCGGTGTCCACACATTCAGGAACAGACAGTCCTCGGCAGGGTCCGGTTCATTGCGCCGGGGTGCCTGAATAGCCGGTGCACCAAACTGGAGCGCATCCCGCACACCCGTCCAGGGGGCAATGGGAGCGGGCCGCCGAAAGCGCCGGTCGCCGGAAACTCTACCCCCGTAGGGTATGCCCTTAAAGATAGTCACCCCTTCATTCCGCGCCCCTCTCAGTCGGCCGTGGGTGGTGGCTACCTCAACGAATTCATCCGCCCGGCCAACGCCTGAAAACCCGTATCCGGGTGCAGCTATGGCGGCCGTAGCCAGGGTTAATCGGGTCAAAAAATCGCGTCTATCCAGGTGGTTCATCGGATTGGTGGTTCAGGCGTTTAGGTTTGTGGTTATGAAAGATAAGTTATGAAAGATAAGCAGTCGAACGAAAATACTTTTGCGTATTTGGAATAGCGTTTATGTCATGCTGACCGGTCCGCCGGTGCGGAAGGAAGCATCTTAAAGGTCAAGCATTAGCTGAGCTGTCGGAGCAGATGCTTCCTCCGTCAGCATGACAAAAAGTAACCTAACGTATAGTCTCCGACCTATTTAGTCTCTCTTAAATTTCTCTGCTTCCAGTCTCTCAAATAGGGACAAATATACTATACTAACATACTACCGCTTCTGTATCACCCATTGATGTTCAGTTTATTGATCAGCTTGTCGAGGGTGATGGGGTACTCGCGAACCCGGATGCCCGTGGCGTTATAGACGGCGTTTGCAACCGCTGCCGCCACGCCTACCAACCCCAACTCACCAATACCTTTGGCTTTCATGGGCGACATGGTCGGGTCAACATCATCGAGCAGCACCACCTCCTGATGCGGAATATCGGCGTGAACGGGCACTTCGTAACCCGCCAGGTCGTGGTTGACAAAGAAACCAACCTGCTTATCCACCACCAGTTCTTCCATTAGGGCCGCGCCCACGCCCATCGTCATGGCACCGATGACCTGACTACGGGCGGCTTTGGGATTCAGGATACGCCCGGCGTTGCAAACGGCCAGCATGCGCCGGACGCGGATCTCTCCGGTGTAGCGGTTCACGCCCACTTCCACGAAATGAGCCCCGAAGGTATCCTGCGCGTACTCCTCAGACAGGTTTCCGTAGGTCATTTCATCCGTGACAACCAGGTCGATGGCTTTGGCTGCGTCGCCCAGCGGGTAGCTGCGGTTTCCCGAACGTACCTGTCCACCCACGAATTCCACCCCCTCGGTACTGACGCCTAGTGATTTCGTGACGGCTTCGCGCAATTTGACACAGGCGGCATAGACGCCCGACGTAGCGGAGGCCGCGCCCCACTGTCCACCCGAGCCGGGAGATTCCGGAAACGTTGAATCGCCCAGTTTGACCACCACGTTGGACAGCGGGACGCCCATCATCTCGGCGGCTGTTTGTCCGATAATGGTGTAACTACCCGTTCCGATATCGGTCATGTCGGTCTCGACCGTCACGATGCCTTCCCGGCTTAGCCGTACGCGGGCCGCGGATTTCATGATTGGCGCTCCCCGGATGGCCGACGCGACGCCCATCCCGATTAACCATTGACCCTCCCGGATGGTGCCGGGTTTGGCCTGCCGCTTAGTCCAGCCAAACTGCTCAGACCCGGTTTTCAGGCACTCGACCAGTTTACGGGAGGAAAATTTACGGCCGGGTTTTTCGGGGTCTTCCTGGGTGTCGTTTTTAATTCGGAAGGCTACGGGGTCCATGTTCAGTTTCTCGGCCATCTCATCCATGGCAATTTCCAGCGCCATCATGCCCGTCGCTTCCCCCGGTGCGCGCATGGCACTTCCTTCGGCCAGATCGAGATCGGCTAACCGGAGTTGGGTAAACCGATTGGCCCCTGCGTATAGCAGTCGGGTCGATGCGGTGGCCGTTTCCGATATGCCGCCGGGCAAATTACCCGACCAGCTTTCGTGACCGATAGCGGTGATATTTCCATCGGGGGTGGCCCCGATCCGGATGCGCTGAATCGTGGCGGGACGGTGGGTCGTGTTATTGGCGATCAGCGGCCGGGGCAGGGTTACTTTCACGGGTCGACCCGCAGCACGGGCGGCCAGTGAAGCCGCGATGATGTCGGACAGCACGGTACCTTTACCACCGAAGCCGCCACCGATAAAGGCCGATATAAGCCGGATATTTTCTTTCGGGATACCCAGCACTGTGGCGATGTCCCGAACGCCCCAGTTGATCTGTTGAATGGATGCCCAGCACGTCAGTTTATCCCCGTCCCACTTGGCAATGGTCGCGTGAGGCTCCATCATGGCGTGGGTCTGGTCGGGGGTGGTATAGGTTTCATCCAGCTTGACCGGGGCCGACGCAAAGGCGCTCTCAAAATTTCCCACGTTCGTTGTCGGGGGTGGACTGAACGGACCCGGCTTGATAAGGGGTGCCGAGTCTTTGGCGGCAGCCAGATCGAACGCACCTTTGGTTTTGGTATAGCTTATTTTCAGGAGGGAAGCTGCCGCACGGGCCTGCTCGAAGGTCTCCGCCACCACCACGGCGACCGCCTGGTGATAAT contains:
- a CDS encoding carboxylesterase/lipase family protein, yielding MNHLDRRDFLTRLTLATAAIAAPGYGFSGVGRADEFVEVATTHGRLRGARNEGVTIFKGIPYGGRVSGDRRFRRPAPIAPWTGVRDALQFGAPAIQAPRRNEPDPAEDCLFLNVWTPASDNRKRPVMFYSHGGGFVGGSGASGGQDGSNLARNFDVVIVETNHRLGLLGFLYLDELAGSDYAGSGNMGMLDITLGLKWVHDNIAQFGGDPNNVMIWGESGGGAKTSCLYAMPDAAPYFNKASIESGPGVRMIAKDVAAETTAMLLKELNIAPKDWRKLLDVPAATLLTIQNKLPSVPPFQEKNRTQSLMRRNYGGFGPVVDGVVLPHHPFDPTAPAISRNKPLLVGWNEDEYTFFAWQSKDTAFAKLDFEGVQKKLEPQYGQDTDKIVDTYRKANPNASAPAVFVAISSITMMGLGSVDIAEKKVKQGGAPVYLYNFGYKSEKKIPGTDYAMGTPHAMDISFKFNNELPPRDGSEPKESYFGGNRPERFAASRHFAELWTTFARTGKPAAKDVPAWPAYNLTTRPTMRIDATCEVIDNRFSQELAMWRSIGKV
- the paoC gene encoding aldehyde oxidoreductase molybdenum-binding subunit PaoC, with translation MKFETPAGANPIDQLKVIGKPTDRIEGPLKTTGTATYAYEYNDAVSNPAYGYVVGAAIAKGRIKAIDQSKAKAAPGVLAIVTAANAGPLKPGQFYVDRLLAGPDIDHYHQAVAVVVAETFEQARAAASLLKISYTKTKGAFDLAAAKDSAPLIKPGPFSPPPTTNVGNFESAFASAPVKLDETYTTPDQTHAMMEPHATIAKWDGDKLTCWASIQQINWGVRDIATVLGIPKENIRLISAFIGGGFGGKGTVLSDIIAASLAARAAGRPVKVTLPRPLIANNTTHRPATIQRIRIGATPDGNITAIGHESWSGNLPGGISETATASTRLLYAGANRFTQLRLADLDLAEGSAMRAPGEATGMMALEIAMDEMAEKLNMDPVAFRIKNDTQEDPEKPGRKFSSRKLVECLKTGSEQFGWTKRQAKPGTIREGQWLIGMGVASAIRGAPIMKSAARVRLSREGIVTVETDMTDIGTGSYTIIGQTAAEMMGVPLSNVVVKLGDSTFPESPGSGGQWGAASATSGVYAACVKLREAVTKSLGVSTEGVEFVGGQVRSGNRSYPLGDAAKAIDLVVTDEMTYGNLSEEYAQDTFGAHFVEVGVNRYTGEIRVRRMLAVCNAGRILNPKAARSQVIGAMTMGVGAALMEELVVDKQVGFFVNHDLAGYEVPVHADIPHQEVVLLDDVDPTMSPMKAKGIGELGLVGVAAAVANAVYNATGIRVREYPITLDKLINKLNING